One region of Polaribacter pectinis genomic DNA includes:
- a CDS encoding sugar MFS transporter, protein MQQKNNTTAIVIIASLFFIFGFVTWINGALIPFMKTINELTDAQSYLVASASYISFVVMALPASYILNKIGYKKGMSLGLIIMAIGALVFIPAAEARTYWVFLAGIFIQGIGMTILQTAANPYITILGPIESGAKRIAIMGIANKTAGALGSLIFGALLLSGIDQTKEKLAGATLAEKNVLLDTMADSVFMPYVVMAIVLFVLGMLIRKAPLPNVEADETEVIEDGKTAKTSIFQFPNLWLGVLALFVYVGAEVIAGDTIIAYGISLGFTGEEAKFFTTYTLMAMVATYALGVFLIPKYVKQKTALIASAVLGIVFSFCILNTTGFTSILFVAALGVANALVWPAIWPLTLDGLGKFTKTGSALLIMAISGGAIIPPLYGKIVDANKEELVSNGLQEAQAMANASTDSYWILIPCYIIILLFAIWGHKIKNWSK, encoded by the coding sequence ATGCAACAAAAAAATAACACCACCGCAATTGTAATTATTGCAAGCTTATTTTTCATCTTCGGCTTTGTAACATGGATTAACGGTGCGTTAATTCCGTTTATGAAAACAATTAACGAACTAACAGATGCACAATCTTATTTGGTTGCTTCTGCTTCTTACATCTCATTTGTTGTAATGGCATTGCCAGCATCTTATATTTTAAACAAAATTGGCTACAAAAAAGGAATGTCTTTGGGGTTAATAATTATGGCAATTGGTGCTTTGGTTTTTATCCCTGCTGCAGAGGCAAGAACATATTGGGTATTTCTTGCGGGTATATTTATTCAAGGAATTGGAATGACAATTTTACAAACTGCTGCAAATCCATACATCACAATTTTAGGACCAATTGAAAGTGGTGCAAAACGTATTGCTATTATGGGTATTGCAAACAAAACTGCTGGTGCTTTAGGTTCATTAATTTTTGGAGCTTTATTATTATCAGGTATTGATCAAACAAAAGAAAAACTTGCTGGCGCAACTTTAGCAGAGAAAAATGTATTGTTAGATACCATGGCAGATAGTGTTTTTATGCCTTATGTAGTTATGGCAATTGTTTTATTCGTTTTAGGAATGTTAATTAGAAAAGCTCCATTACCAAATGTTGAAGCTGATGAAACAGAAGTTATAGAAGATGGAAAAACTGCAAAAACAAGCATTTTTCAATTCCCGAATTTATGGTTGGGTGTCTTAGCATTGTTCGTTTATGTTGGTGCAGAAGTTATTGCTGGTGATACTATTATTGCTTACGGAATATCACTTGGTTTTACGGGTGAAGAAGCAAAGTTTTTTACCACTTACACATTAATGGCAATGGTTGCTACCTATGCTTTAGGCGTTTTCTTAATTCCTAAATATGTAAAACAAAAAACTGCTTTAATTGCCAGTGCAGTTTTAGGAATCGTTTTTAGTTTTTGCATTTTAAATACAACTGGTTTTACCTCAATATTATTTGTGGCAGCTTTAGGTGTCGCTAACGCTTTAGTTTGGCCAGCTATTTGGCCTTTAACTTTAGATGGTTTAGGAAAATTTACAAAAACGGGTTCTGCACTTTTAATTATGGCAATTTCTGGTGGCGCAATTATTCCGCCATTATATGGTAAAATTGTTGATGCAAATAAAGAAGAATTAGTTTCCAATGGTTTACAAGAAGCACAGGCAATGGCAAATGCTTCTACAGACAGTTATTGGATTTTAATTCCTTGTTATATAATCATACTATTATTTGCTATTTGGGGGCACAAAATAAAAAATTGGAGTAAATAA
- a CDS encoding nucleotidyltransferase family protein, protein MKKPTLVILAAGMGSRYGGLKQMDTFTPEGDTIIDFSLYDAIQAGFGKVVFIIRKSFQAEFKATFNEKLAGKVEVEYVYQELENVPEKYVNPQRVKPWGTGHALLMTKGVVKENFAIINADDFYSREAFNAIAEQLRNTDENSYNFSMVAYSLKNTVSDNGYVSRGECTVDKNGFLTDVTERVRIEKIDGVLKSENDSGEMLPINENTTVSMNIWGFTPKCFEFGDELFLDFLESNKKNLNAEFYLPSIVNKMLAGNKASVKVLESDSKWFGVTYSDDKEKVQKEINKMKENGVYPTKLWN, encoded by the coding sequence ATGAAAAAACCAACTTTAGTCATATTAGCCGCAGGAATGGGAAGTAGATATGGAGGATTAAAACAAATGGACACTTTTACACCTGAAGGAGATACAATTATAGATTTCTCTCTTTATGATGCAATTCAAGCAGGCTTTGGTAAAGTTGTTTTTATTATTAGAAAAAGTTTTCAAGCAGAATTTAAAGCAACTTTTAATGAAAAATTAGCTGGAAAAGTTGAGGTAGAATATGTATACCAAGAATTAGAAAATGTACCAGAAAAATATGTAAACCCACAAAGAGTAAAACCATGGGGAACAGGACATGCTCTTTTAATGACTAAAGGTGTTGTAAAAGAAAATTTTGCAATTATTAATGCAGATGATTTCTACAGCAGAGAAGCTTTTAATGCTATTGCAGAGCAGTTAAGAAATACTGATGAAAATAGTTACAACTTTAGTATGGTAGCCTATTCTCTAAAAAATACAGTTTCAGATAATGGTTATGTTTCTAGAGGAGAATGTACTGTAGACAAAAATGGTTTTTTAACGGATGTTACAGAAAGAGTTCGAATAGAAAAAATAGATGGAGTACTAAAGAGTGAAAACGATTCTGGAGAAATGCTTCCTATAAATGAAAATACAACAGTTTCTATGAATATTTGGGGATTTACACCTAAATGTTTTGAGTTTGGTGATGAATTATTTTTAGACTTTTTAGAGAGTAATAAAAAAAACTTAAATGCAGAATTTTATTTACCATCTATTGTAAATAAAATGTTAGCAGGAAATAAAGCTTCTGTAAAAGTTTTAGAATCAGACTCTAAATGGTTTGGAGTAACTTATAGTGATGACAAAGAAAAAGTACAGAAAGAGATTAATAAGATGAAAGAAAACGGAGTTTATCCAACTAAATTATGGAACTAA
- a CDS encoding phosphotransferase enzyme family protein, whose product MKVETIKSIFNEFDHQSNYVSHSELNSGHINDTFLVKTDGSKDYILQRINHKIFKDVPGLVNNKVLTSKHLKSKYPNLSEDELSVKVLSFVKSKSTDFYYFKKGEDFWNVMIFIDNSVTHEIVKDKEIAYEGGKLLGDFLNSTSDFDSSKLIDVIPNFHDMSFRYKQYASSLQSALKERLLKASKYIKIVSELKEEMHVLQNLKQEGKIPVRVTHNDTKISNSLFTKDNKGICMIDTDTVMPGIIHYDFGDAIRTICNSAAEDEKDLSKVAFNLEYYKAYEKGFLEKSRDSLSEIGLKHLPLAAKTMIFIMALRFLTDYLNNDIYYKTEYSEHNLDRAKNQFKLIESFSEKIINQ is encoded by the coding sequence ATGAAAGTAGAAACTATAAAATCCATCTTTAATGAGTTCGATCATCAATCGAATTATGTTAGTCATTCAGAATTAAATTCTGGTCATATTAACGACACTTTTTTGGTGAAAACAGATGGTTCTAAAGACTATATTCTTCAAAGAATAAATCATAAAATTTTTAAAGATGTTCCTGGTTTAGTTAATAATAAAGTTTTAACAAGCAAACATCTAAAAAGTAAATACCCAAACCTTTCTGAAGATGAATTAAGTGTAAAAGTTTTGAGTTTTGTAAAAAGTAAGAGTACAGATTTTTACTACTTCAAAAAAGGAGAAGATTTTTGGAATGTGATGATTTTTATTGACAATAGTGTTACACACGAAATTGTAAAAGATAAAGAAATAGCTTATGAAGGAGGAAAACTTTTAGGCGATTTTTTAAACAGTACATCAGATTTTGATAGTAGTAAATTAATAGACGTTATTCCTAATTTTCATGACATGTCTTTTCGCTACAAACAATATGCTTCTTCACTTCAAAGTGCTTTAAAGGAACGTTTACTAAAAGCCTCTAAATACATAAAAATTGTATCAGAATTAAAAGAAGAGATGCATGTTCTACAAAATTTAAAACAAGAAGGAAAAATTCCTGTAAGAGTAACACATAATGATACTAAAATATCAAACTCTCTTTTTACAAAAGATAATAAAGGTATTTGTATGATAGATACAGATACAGTAATGCCAGGAATTATCCATTACGATTTTGGAGACGCTATTAGAACCATTTGTAATTCAGCAGCAGAAGATGAAAAAGATTTATCTAAAGTTGCTTTTAATTTAGAATATTACAAAGCGTATGAAAAAGGTTTTTTAGAGAAATCTAGAGATTCTTTGTCAGAAATAGGATTGAAACACTTGCCTTTAGCAGCAAAAACAATGATTTTTATTATGGCTCTTCGTTTTTTAACCGATTATTTAAATAACGACATCTATTATAAAACCGAATATTCAGAACACAATTTAGATAGAGCAAAAAATCAATTTAAATTGATAGAGAGTTTTTCTGAAAAAATAATTAACCAATAA
- a CDS encoding S41 family peptidase: MNNKNNLPIYFSLAVIIGILIGVSFGGSSSNILSLSKNSSQELKIKRLINFIEKDYVDTVNTENLLDGAITQMLGKLDPHSVYIPKENQQANIENMQGNFVGIGVQFRMINDSITVIQPIKGGPSIKAGIKAGDRILMANKDTLFGKDMLSGNVPSYLKGKPNTKIDLQIYRKSNDSLFNVNLTRGKVNIKSVDLAYMINDSVGYIKLDRFARNTYSEFKSSLDNLIDDGMTDLVLDLRGNGGGFIDIANSIVDEFLEDDKLIVFTKNNKNLIEESFATSKGDFEKGGLYILIDENSASASEIVAGALQDNDKGTIIGRRSFGKGLVQIEMDLGDGSAVRLTTARYYTPTGRSIQKPYDHEGNKNYYKDYQERISSGELLSKDSIKVVDSLKFTTPKGKVVYGGGGIIPDVFVAIDTTSYMSNYYFNTINNFAFDYVDNNRKALQKWDINTFITDFDTDETVLDRYLSEIKDTIKPSFQAKQSIKKYLKASIANTLFGDVGFYRIMHLDDKMLQKVLELESTNE, from the coding sequence ATGAATAATAAAAACAACCTCCCAATTTACTTTTCTTTAGCTGTAATTATAGGAATTTTAATAGGTGTTTCTTTTGGCGGAAGTTCGTCTAATATATTGTCGTTATCTAAAAATTCATCACAAGAATTAAAGATAAAAAGACTTATCAACTTTATTGAAAAAGATTATGTAGATACCGTTAATACAGAAAATCTTTTAGATGGTGCAATTACACAAATGTTGGGTAAATTAGATCCGCATTCTGTGTATATTCCAAAAGAAAACCAACAAGCCAACATAGAAAATATGCAAGGTAATTTTGTTGGTATTGGCGTTCAATTTAGAATGATAAATGACTCAATTACTGTTATACAACCTATAAAAGGTGGACCAAGTATAAAAGCCGGAATTAAAGCTGGAGATAGAATATTAATGGCTAATAAAGATACTTTGTTCGGTAAAGATATGTTAAGTGGTAACGTGCCAAGCTATTTAAAAGGAAAGCCAAATACTAAAATTGACCTTCAGATTTACAGAAAAAGTAACGATTCTCTATTCAATGTAAATTTAACTCGTGGCAAAGTAAATATTAAAAGTGTAGATTTAGCTTATATGATTAACGATTCTGTTGGTTATATAAAATTAGATCGTTTTGCTAGAAATACATATTCAGAATTCAAATCATCATTAGACAATTTAATAGATGATGGAATGACAGATTTGGTTTTAGACCTTCGTGGAAATGGTGGTGGATTTATTGATATTGCAAATAGTATTGTTGATGAGTTTTTGGAAGATGATAAATTAATTGTCTTTACAAAAAACAATAAAAACTTAATTGAAGAATCTTTTGCAACCTCAAAAGGAGATTTCGAAAAAGGTGGTTTGTATATTTTAATTGATGAAAATTCTGCATCTGCATCAGAAATTGTTGCAGGAGCTCTACAAGATAATGACAAAGGAACCATCATTGGAAGGCGTTCTTTTGGTAAAGGTTTGGTTCAAATAGAAATGGATTTAGGTGATGGCTCTGCAGTTCGTTTAACAACTGCACGTTATTATACTCCAACAGGTCGTTCAATTCAAAAACCCTACGATCATGAAGGAAATAAGAATTATTATAAAGATTATCAAGAACGTATTTCTAGCGGAGAACTGTTAAGTAAAGACAGTATAAAGGTGGTAGATTCTTTAAAATTTACAACTCCTAAAGGAAAAGTAGTTTATGGTGGTGGTGGTATAATACCAGATGTTTTTGTAGCAATAGACACTACTTCTTACATGTCTAATTATTATTTTAATACCATTAATAATTTTGCTTTTGATTATGTAGATAATAATAGAAAAGCGCTTCAAAAATGGGATATTAATACTTTTATAACAGATTTTGATACAGATGAAACTGTTTTAGATCGTTATCTCTCTGAAATAAAAGACACAATAAAACCTTCTTTTCAGGCAAAACAAAGTATAAAAAAGTATTTAAAAGCTTCAATTGCTAATACACTTTTTGGCGATGTTGGTTTTTATAGAATTATGCATTTAGACGATAAAATGCTTCAGAAAGTATTAGAGTTGGAAAGTACAAACGAATAG
- a CDS encoding deoxycytidylate deaminase, producing MTEKKQLKYDNAYLKMALEWGKLSHCKRKQVGALIVKDRMIISDGFNGTPTGFDNCCEDEEGLTKWEVLHAEANAILKVASSTQSAKGATLYITLSPCTQCSKLIHQAGIERVVYARAYRDTSGLEFLEKAGVKIKYLPYE from the coding sequence ATGACAGAAAAAAAGCAATTAAAATACGATAATGCTTACTTAAAAATGGCTTTAGAATGGGGGAAATTATCTCATTGTAAACGCAAACAAGTTGGCGCATTAATTGTAAAAGATAGAATGATAATTTCTGATGGCTTTAACGGAACTCCAACTGGTTTCGATAATTGTTGTGAAGATGAAGAAGGTCTTACAAAATGGGAAGTTTTACATGCAGAAGCAAATGCAATTTTAAAAGTTGCCTCATCTACTCAATCTGCAAAAGGCGCAACTTTATATATTACATTATCACCTTGTACACAATGCAGTAAATTAATTCATCAAGCAGGTATAGAACGTGTTGTTTATGCAAGAGCATACAGAGATACTTCTGGTTTAGAATTTTTAGAAAAAGCAGGAGTAAAAATCAAGTATTTACCCTATGAATAA
- a CDS encoding HupE/UreJ family protein, protein MNDFILYFKMGLTHVLDLKAYDHILFLIVLAVVFSFNQWKKVLWLVTLFTLGHSVTLALSAYGILKIRMDLIEFLIPATIFITGVMNVLTAKKSSTGKENINLIFAVFFGLIHGLGFSNYFKMMVGREEDKLFPLIEFALGIEAAQIIIVLGILIIGTILQNFFRVTRRDWVLVCSSIVIGFSIQMMIDRVFW, encoded by the coding sequence ATGAACGATTTTATTCTTTACTTCAAAATGGGTCTAACGCATGTGTTAGATTTAAAAGCTTATGATCATATTTTATTTCTAATTGTTTTAGCTGTTGTTTTTAGCTTTAATCAATGGAAAAAAGTATTGTGGTTGGTTACTCTTTTTACATTAGGTCATTCTGTAACTTTGGCATTATCTGCTTATGGAATTCTAAAAATAAGAATGGATTTAATTGAGTTTTTAATTCCTGCAACTATTTTCATAACTGGTGTAATGAATGTTTTAACTGCAAAAAAATCTTCAACAGGTAAAGAAAACATAAATTTAATCTTTGCTGTTTTCTTTGGTTTAATTCATGGTCTTGGCTTTTCTAACTATTTTAAAATGATGGTTGGTAGAGAAGAAGATAAATTATTTCCTTTAATAGAATTTGCACTTGGTATAGAAGCTGCACAAATAATTATTGTATTAGGAATATTAATTATTGGTACAATTCTTCAGAACTTTTTTAGAGTTACTAGAAGAGATTGGGTATTAGTATGCTCATCAATTGTAATAGGTTTTTCAATTCAAATGATGATAGACCGCGTTTTTTGGTAA